AAGAAGCACGCGACTGCACCACGTAATTTTATACAGTACTACTATGATGAACAGACAAACAAACAGTGTGCGTGGGACGGCGGAGAACAAACAAAAGCATTGTGAACGTGCGACTGCGTGGAGGTCTGTGAAGCAAAATACGCCGTGCCGCTGCGGCTGTGAAAGAGCGATGGCAATGGCACCGACCGACGCAGCAGCTGGCTCGTCCCGCCACTTGGCGCACGCTGCACTAGCCTAGTCTCATAACCACGGAGCCCCGTGACGAACCACACAGCTGTGGCCGTGCCGAGACAGCCCGCACCCGCTCCGCTGCCTACAAAGTGAGTGAGTATAAACTCGCCGCGCACCACCCATTgctcgccgtccccgtccccgtcccctTCCTTCCAGCGTCCTCTGCGAGAGACTGCAGCGACTGCCTCCGTGTGCGTGCGAGTGAGTGGGAGCGGAGATGGCGACGCACTTCGTGCTCAACACCGGCGCCAAGATCCCCTCGGTGGGGCTCGGCACCTGGCAGTCCGACCCCGGCGTCGTCGGCGAGGCCGTCTACGCCGCCGTCAAGGTCccatctccttctctttctctccctacAAATCCACAATGCCCCCTTTCCTGTTTCCTCTTATGCGCTTTCCCTCTGCCTGATTTGATTTTGTGACTGAAATCGTGCGTGCAGGCGGGGTACCGGCACATCGACTGCGCCAGGGCCTACAACAACGAGAAGGAGGTACTAATCCGGTTTCTCCATACCTTTTGGATCCATTCTCTCCTGCATTATCGTCTGATATCCGTGCTCGAACTTCCTACTTGTTTCCTGCAACGCACCATCACTGATAAAAGAAGAAAGAACATAATATTCCGAGTATTCAGTTGTCCAATCTCCATTCATACTCATGGCCATACGACAGCTTGCTTTCTGTCCGTCTATTTTACTTGCCGTCTTTCACTAGAATAGTAGTGAACTGCTTTAGAAAGAGTCCATGATCTACCTACTTTTCCAGACAAAACTAATTTGGATAACTTTAGAGTATGTGTACCAATTCGAGATGCCAGTAGATTCTTTATGTCCCAAGTTTTCTCCATTGAAGTTGTGTTACAAATAACAAATGCATAGTATCCCTCTTTCGATTGTCCAGGTGGGTTTGGCTCTGAAGAAGCTATTTGAAGAGGGTGTAGTCAAGCGTGAAGATCTGTTTATCACCTCTAAGCTATGGTAAGACAAATTTCTGGTGATACCCCTGTGGTTATATCTCTTCAGTGCTTCATGTCCAACTAATTGCTGCTTTAATGGGTATGCTTTTTCAGGTGTGGTCATCATGCCCCAGAAGATGTGCCTGAGGCACTTGGGGATTCCCTCAATGACTTGCAGCTTGACTACTTGGATCTTTACCTTGTAAGTTGTATGGATCTTCCTTGTTAATGAGTCATAGTTCAGCACGTTATTTGCTCAGTTATGGTTTCTCTGTCTTCAGTGTCTCATGACCACCATTGGCATCAATTTATAACAAGTAGCTATTTCATATATTCCATTCATTTCTTTTAGTAAAAGATAATGTTCCTCAATCGACGGTCAACTTACATTATTGTGAAATCATGCATCAGCGTCCAAAGTTTGTCTATGTTACATCTGCTACAGTGCTAGTCTGCTGGATAATTATATTCCAATATTGTGATGTGAAGAGTGACTGGATCATTGAAAATGTGATTTCCTCCTATCACCACCCATTGGATATGCTGGCAGTTATTTCTGTCCTGTTCAACAACTCCGATCAGTAGTGTTCAGTTAACCTTATCAAATCCATCCATTCTGGTATTGACAGACATTGTATTGTGGACTTCTGCTTACTAAGTCTATGGATAATTTGGGGTTTATTTGTAATACTTCTGTCTAACTTTTGATATAGATGATTGTTTGTTGAAAGGGTTTCGTATGTTGTTGTAGAATAATGTCAAATGAAAAACTAATGGCATGTATATTTTTGTAGATCCATTGGCCATTTAGAGTCAAGAAGGGAACAAGCATTGGCAACCCTGAAAACTTCTTACCACCTGACATCCCAGCTACATGGGGAGCAATGGAGAAGTTACATGATGCCGGCAAAGCTCGTGCAATTGGTGTGAGTAACTTCGCATCGAAGAAATTGGGTGACTTGCTTGCTGTAGCTCGCATACCTCCGGCTGTTGACCAGGTGGAGTGCCATCCTGGTTGGCAGCAATCTAAACTCCATAGCTTTTGTCAGTCGGCCGGTGTTCACCTCTCTGTAAGTCTACCATCTAACTCTATATTTCCGTCAGTCAAGTGACTGCTAGTGGTGTTTGTAGCATTATCTTTCAGAAGTTGTGCTTGTGCTTATGATTCAGCATCTGCATGTTGCAGGCGTACTCACCGCTAGGTTCGCCTGGTTCAACATGGATGAATGGCAATGTCCTCAAAGAACCCGTCGTCCTCTCAATTGCAGAGAAGCTTGGCAAAACTCCTGCACAAGTGGCGTTGCGCTGGAACATTCAGATGGGCCACAGTGTACTGCCAAAGAGTGTGAGTGAAGAACGGATAAAGCAGAACCTTGCTGTTTATGACTGGTCTATTCCAGAAGACTTGCTTGCAAAGTTCTCTGAGATTAAGCAGGTGAGTTATGCAACTTCATATAGACATTTTTCATCTACTTTTAGCTGTTTTGTGCCTCAGCCGTCGCCTATTATCATATACGAGCTGCTTGATATGATTTGGAGAAGATTACACTGCTATTTGATACCGAATTTGAAACATATACAGTATACACTGGCTTTCTAATGCCCCATTGGAAATTTCTTATAGAACTTATAATTAAGTAGCATTTCTGAATTTGTATTGGGTAGCTTCAGTGCCAAGATACTCATACAGAAATGTTATTTTATCCTTGGATCATGCCTGTTAAAAGAAAATTAGAAGCACACGCGCAATAACAAGCAGCAATAATATACTAGTTCAGAAGCACAGCGTGACGGATTCTAGTGAGATGATGCACAGGTTTAGGTCTACTCGCCACAAGATATAACCAATGGTTATGTTCcactcttttttattttttgaaaattctATTGCTTGTTGTTTCTAATTATTAATGGTCCAATGTCACTTACATGACATAAGAAACTGCTTATTCGTTTTGGACTGAATGGGCTACTATTCCATTCGCTGTTAATGGAGCCCTATTTTCCTTTGTTTCTTTCCTTATGAAAGGAGTACTGATCTTTTAAGGGACCTACACTTAATACCTTTTACTCTAGGAAAACACAGATAGAACAAAACCACCACTGAATTAACTGTCTAGTGGCTACGGCATTGCTTAATCAGGCCAACGTTGTTTGTCACTTCAGCTGTCATTCACATATTATAGAACAAAACTAACACTGAATTCACCGTGTAGTGGCTATTAGGTGCTGCATGACTTGATCAGACCAACGTTGTTTATCACTTCAGCTGTTGTTTGAAACAAACAGCGTCAGGTTCCTAATCCTATAGATCCATAAAGACGGGTACACGTCAATGATGGCCTTCTGAATCCTGATCCTGACTAGTGATGGCATCGTTAACCATCCGCGAACTACAATATGCATTTTCAGCCAAGGCGTTTCATTCATAGCACGCCAGCGTGAGTGCAGCAGTGCCCTAGTCATTTCTGACTTGCCATCCTTTTCTTGTGCTCTTCAGGCTAGGCTGCTTATGGGCAACTTCATCGTCAACAAAGACAGCGTTTACAAGACCCACGATGAGCTCTGGGATGGCGAAATCTAGGACAGCCCCCGTCGTGGTTGGGGGTTGGGCGTCTCATTACTGTCAGTCACttgtttttcctttgttgatagcaGTGTCAGTCACTTGTTATGTATCACCATATGCGCTTAAGAAATGTACGGGTTCAGTCACCCTGGAAACTATTGAATAGACGCACGGTTTACTCCCGTAGGTGATAGgaccataggaagtgagatgacatgtatcttaagTTTCTGAAACTATCTTGTGTTGCCGGTGGAGGCATGAATTTATCATAGCTTTTCATGTCACTGGGATTGTTTGTTCTGTATGGATCGTTCCTCCAGCGAAGTTGATTCACATGGTAATAAAACTGGGGCCGTTTGTTTACAAGTTGATTGCTCGATTTTTCTCTTCTGGTAGCAAGTAGCGATAAGTTTCCACTCAAAGCTCGCTAGATTTTCCATGGATAGACAGCGTCGGGGAGAGGCCGAGAGGAGCCGTCGACTTGGCACCCACAGGTGACACACGGGTCCCATGGCCGCATCTCCTTGGGCTCGGCACCGGATGGGTGGGACGATCTAGACGTGTTAGCGATTTACTAAATGAGGAGGGTGATGCATGGGATAAAGCTAAATTGGTGACCATGTTTTCCCCGGATGATATCCAGGATATTCTGCAAATTTGTGTGGGTGGACAGGGCTCTGTAGATTTCCTGCTTGGAACTTTATAAAAAATGGTGAATTTACTGTGAAGTCTGCATATCATCTATGTATGGAGAAGAAAAGGGCAAGAGC
The Triticum dicoccoides isolate Atlit2015 ecotype Zavitan chromosome 3A, WEW_v2.0, whole genome shotgun sequence genome window above contains:
- the LOC119269580 gene encoding aldo-keto reductase family 4 member C10-like — its product is MATHFVLNTGAKIPSVGLGTWQSDPGVVGEAVYAAVKAGYRHIDCARAYNNEKEVGLALKKLFEEGVVKREDLFITSKLWCGHHAPEDVPEALGDSLNDLQLDYLDLYLIHWPFRVKKGTSIGNPENFLPPDIPATWGAMEKLHDAGKARAIGVSNFASKKLGDLLAVARIPPAVDQVECHPGWQQSKLHSFCQSAGVHLSAYSPLGSPGSTWMNGNVLKEPVVLSIAEKLGKTPAQVALRWNIQMGHSVLPKSVSEERIKQNLAVYDWSIPEDLLAKFSEIKQARLLMGNFIVNKDSVYKTHDELWDGEI